A genomic region of Corticium candelabrum chromosome 6, ooCorCand1.1, whole genome shotgun sequence contains the following coding sequences:
- the LOC134181070 gene encoding U1 small nuclear ribonucleoprotein A-like has protein sequence MEIPPNQTIYVNNLNEKIKKEELKRSLYAIFSQFGAILDIVAMKTLKMRGQAFVVFRDIGSATNALRSMQGFPFYDKPMRIQFARSKSDVISKQDGTFVERKREKRKPDEDKPKPAKKKASEGGQRQTQQRSGPELPNKILFLTNLPEETSEKMLEMLFKQFPGFKEVRLVPGRHDIAFVEFDLELQAGQAKEALQGFKISPNNAMKITYAKK, from the exons ATGGAGATTCCTCCCAATCAGACTATTTATGTGAATAATTTAAATGAAAAGATCAAGAAGGAAG AACTGAAAAGAAGTCTGTATGCCATATTTTCACAATTTGGCGCCATTCTTGACATTGTAGCAATGAAGACTTTGAAGATGCGCGGACAAGCGTTCGTTGTGTTTAGAGACATTGGATCTGCAACTAACGCGCTACGGTCCATGCAGGGATTCCCATTCTATGACAAACCAATG AGAATTCAGTTTGCCCGGTCAAAGTCAGACGTTATCTCTAAGCAGGATGGAACATTTGTAGAAAGAAAACGAGAGAAACGGAAACCAGATGAAG ACAAGCCCAAACCAGCAAAGAAGAAGGCGTCTGAAGGAGGACAGCGACAGACCCAACAGAGAA GTGGACCAGAGCTTCCAAATAAgattttatttcttacaaattTACCAGAAGAAACGAGTGAAAAGATGTTGGAGATGTTATTCAAACA ATTTCCCGGTTTTAAGGAGGTTCGCCTTGTTCCTGGACGGCATGACATTGCATTTGTTGAGTTCGACTTGGAGTTACAAGCTGGCCAGGCCAAGGAAGCTTTGCAGGGCTTCAAGATTTCACCAAACAATGCAATGAAGATAACATATGCTAAGAAATAA
- the LOC134181374 gene encoding ELKS/Rab6-interacting/CAST family member 1-like, whose protein sequence is MQRRVSGDDTSLEQKDVKENVEIAREREDGDESGCDDEKEKMVPVETFQAIVRERDQLRRMYRELLAKLDSSKSNVQATVLKGNDREGVAATEVPVPTPNSTDSGKDTAFRHLEEQLSFLVNEMTAMVRASKEKENQLADLQMMISKRDTRITEMKQEMLTLQEEVDHLNGKLSTVESDRNRLLDEREEVMSMMQNCVALSEEMDSIVTNVNELMRILWDNFAKLETVDVQLLANKKHCSHIEDIIQILNRDRQKVDIAFQTQLERKNKALEECLVDLTKEVKVMRELLRRSQGTKK, encoded by the coding sequence ATGCAACGACGTGTCAGTGGAGATGATACTTCTCTTGAACAGAAAGATGTGAAGGAGAATGTGGAAATTGCGAGAGAACGTGAAGATGGTGACGAATCCGGTTGTGATGACGAGAAGGAAAAGATGGTCCCCGTAGAGACGTTTCAAGCGATCGTAAGAGAAAGAGATCAGTTAAGACGTATGTACAGGGAATTATTAGCCAAGTTAGATTCTAGCAAGTCAAACGTGCAAGCAACGGTGCTGAAGGGAAATGATAGAGAAGGCGTAGCAGCTACAGAAGTTCCAGTTCCTACACCAAATAGTACAGACAGCGGAAAGGACACTGCATTCAGACATTTAGAGGAGCAACTGAGTTTTTTGGTAAATGAAATGACTGCGATGGTACGTGCATCTAAAGAGAAGGAAAACCAGCTAGCAGATCTTCAAATGATGATCTCAAAACGAGACACGAGGATCACAGAAATGAAACAAGAAATGTTGACATTGCAAGAAGAAGTGGACCATCTGAACGGAAAATTGAGCACAGTGGAATCAGACAGAAACAGGCTGCTTGATGAGAGAGAGGAGGTCATGTCAATGATGCAGAACTGTGTTGCTCTTAGTGAAGAAATGGACAGCATTGTGACAAATGTCAACGAATTAATGAGAATTCTGTGGGACAATTTTGCTAAATTGGAAACAGTAGATGTGCAACTGTTAGCCAATAAAAAGCATTGCTCACACATAGAGGACATCATTCAAATTTTGAACAGAGACAGGCAAAAGGTAGATATAGCATTTCAAACTCAATTGGAGAGGAAGAACAAAGCTTTGGAGGAATGTTTGGTAGATTTGACAAAAGAAGTCAAGGTAATGCGTGAGTTGCTGAGACGATCACAAGGAACCAAGAAATAA